One genomic segment of bacterium includes these proteins:
- a CDS encoding SpoIIE family protein phosphatase — translation MRPIKALLLKYRTKLIVALSIFLIGVAFLNIYYSLEVRVTSNDECIWAPKKISKDSVAYFFKSVKVGGVTWNAGIRDGDQLIEIGGKTIKDAIQATIILNSFNTGEYADYKYLSDGKFFTTKVYVKKLIQFDWLAGSLGSLFWMIIGFIVLMAKPDGKVQKIFYSLAVLIVLSSLSVLIPFQTNFLGFYKENTILATLIGTIWIIAVSFTPFVLVYLFWNFPNPLKFIEKKWAKGIVFIIPATLSVIAIIIAILTIGYNIFNDMTFFLILQGFRFISIAGNITAFIFLIIQYRGLKTKAEKRPIMLFIIAFLFAMVISVYMSFIAPAITDNMYNSPEYYMPIILVALVPLIFAYSIFKYQLMDVSIVVKNTIIYGTATATVAAIYFFVIYIAGQSISSFFGVENQGIIAGIFFIIFALVFQSTKDKFQDFLTKRFYPEQFASQKVLVDLSNELSTVVGLDNILTMMKKTFVDALKIKTFGIMMRDKEGNLALVDSVGMNNDKCLITESRIIQFLKDKFLITKYPAIEQADFKIVFPDDKAERLISEDIYTIIPMMVKSKIVGLLLFGLKHSGSHFAGKDLELLWAAANQAAISIENARLYKSEVEKQKIERDLDLARKIQQGLLPQCIPNMRGLDICGEMIPAMQVGGDYFDLIQISDTKLFVIVGDVSGKGLSASLYMTKLQTMIKLSCMDDKSPKEILVDINKRIYDELDKSWFVTITLALFDLEKRTVKFCRAGHMPVLQATNGTVQSYRTQGLGVGIERGIVFEKSLLEEEVKLCPGQTYAFFTDGVTEAMNEHNELFGDDNLNSILKNKTTSRSSEIVNEIWASIKSFRGSAEVNDDMTMVVVKVK, via the coding sequence ATGAGACCAATTAAAGCGTTATTATTAAAATATCGTACAAAACTGATTGTAGCTCTTTCAATATTTCTGATCGGTGTAGCATTTTTAAATATTTATTACTCTCTCGAAGTAAGAGTAACCAGCAATGACGAATGTATCTGGGCACCGAAAAAAATTAGCAAGGACAGTGTTGCTTATTTCTTTAAATCGGTGAAAGTCGGAGGTGTCACATGGAACGCCGGAATTAGAGATGGCGATCAGCTAATTGAAATTGGAGGTAAAACTATTAAAGATGCGATTCAAGCAACAATCATTCTTAATAGTTTCAATACCGGTGAGTATGCTGATTATAAATATTTAAGTGACGGGAAATTTTTTACTACAAAGGTCTATGTAAAGAAACTAATTCAATTCGATTGGCTTGCCGGCTCATTAGGTTCTTTATTTTGGATGATAATTGGATTTATTGTATTAATGGCAAAACCAGATGGTAAAGTTCAAAAGATATTTTACTCTCTCGCAGTATTAATTGTTTTAAGTTCATTGAGTGTTTTAATACCGTTCCAAACAAACTTCCTCGGCTTTTATAAAGAGAATACTATTCTTGCTACATTAATTGGTACAATTTGGATTATCGCTGTTAGTTTTACTCCTTTTGTTCTGGTTTATCTCTTCTGGAACTTTCCTAATCCATTAAAATTTATTGAGAAGAAGTGGGCAAAAGGGATTGTTTTCATCATCCCCGCAACTTTATCCGTTATCGCAATAATCATTGCCATACTTACCATTGGTTACAATATATTTAATGATATGACATTCTTTTTAATCCTTCAGGGTTTTAGATTTATATCAATTGCCGGAAATATTACTGCTTTTATTTTTTTGATAATTCAGTATCGCGGTCTTAAAACAAAAGCAGAAAAGAGACCAATAATGCTTTTTATTATTGCATTTTTATTTGCAATGGTGATATCAGTTTACATGAGTTTTATTGCACCAGCCATTACAGATAATATGTACAATTCTCCCGAATATTATATGCCAATAATTTTAGTAGCACTAGTACCTCTGATTTTTGCTTACTCAATTTTTAAATACCAATTGATGGATGTCAGCATTGTTGTAAAAAACACAATCATTTATGGAACGGCAACAGCGACAGTTGCTGCAATCTACTTCTTTGTTATTTATATAGCCGGGCAGAGCATCAGCTCATTCTTCGGAGTGGAGAATCAAGGTATCATAGCTGGAATCTTTTTTATCATATTTGCCTTAGTATTCCAGTCCACAAAAGATAAATTTCAGGATTTTCTCACAAAAAGATTTTATCCTGAACAATTTGCTTCTCAAAAAGTTTTAGTCGATCTGAGTAATGAACTCTCTACAGTTGTTGGGTTAGATAACATTCTGACAATGATGAAGAAGACTTTTGTTGATGCACTTAAGATTAAAACTTTTGGAATTATGATGCGTGATAAAGAAGGAAATTTAGCTCTTGTGGACAGCGTTGGTATGAATAATGACAAGTGCCTGATAACTGAGTCGAGGATCATTCAATTCTTAAAAGATAAATTCCTGATAACTAAATATCCGGCTATCGAGCAAGCGGATTTTAAGATCGTCTTCCCTGATGACAAAGCAGAAAGACTTATATCTGAAGATATCTATACCATTATCCCGATGATGGTAAAATCAAAGATAGTTGGTCTGCTTCTGTTCGGATTGAAGCATTCCGGGTCTCATTTTGCAGGAAAGGATCTTGAACTTTTATGGGCGGCTGCAAACCAGGCTGCCATTTCAATCGAGAATGCTCGTCTCTACAAATCGGAAGTGGAGAAGCAGAAGATTGAAAGAGATCTTGATCTTGCCAGAAAAATTCAGCAGGGTCTTCTTCCGCAATGCATTCCGAATATGAGAGGTCTTGATATCTGCGGTGAAATGATTCCGGCAATGCAGGTCGGCGGTGATTATTTCGATCTGATTCAGATTTCCGATACAAAACTATTTGTGATTGTTGGTGACGTTTCCGGTAAAGGATTATCCGCTTCACTTTATATGACAAAGCTGCAGACGATGATAAAGCTTAGCTGTATGGATGATAAATCTCCCAAAGAAATACTTGTCGATATAAACAAAAGAATTTACGACGAGCTTGATAAAAGCTGGTTTGTTACAATTACTCTCGCTCTCTTTGATCTGGAAAAAAGAACCGTAAAGTTCTGCCGTGCAGGACATATGCCTGTGCTGCAAGCAACCAACGGAACTGTTCAGTCATACAGAACACAGGGACTTGGCGTCGGCATTGAAAGAGGAATAGTTTTTGAAAAATCCCTTCTTGAAGAAGAAGTGAAGCTTTGCCCGGGGCAAACTTATGCTTTCTTCACTGACGGTGTTACCGAAGCAATGAATGAACACAATGAACTTTTTGGTGATGATAATCTGAATTCAATTCTTAAGAATAAAACAACTTCGCGCTCTTCAGAGATAGTCAATGAGATCTGGGCATCAATAAAATCCTTCCGGGGTTCTGCCGAGGTCAA